From Brassica napus cultivar Da-Ae chromosome A2 unlocalized genomic scaffold, Da-Ae chrA02_Random_5, whole genome shotgun sequence:
TTGGGTTAAGCTATATCTCATTCGGAAAAACTCAATATGGTCGGTAAAAGATACTTCACAGCTGGGATCTTGGATGTGGAGAAAAATACTGAAGTATCGGGAGCTGGCTAAAAAACTTTATAAGGTGGAGATTAGGAATGGTAAGAAAGCTTCATTCTGGTATGATAAATGGTCATCTCTTGACTGTTTAAAGGAGTTATTGGGGAATGGAGGATGTATGGGAATGGGTATAACAATGAATGCTAAGGTTGAGGATTGTATTCACCACAGAAGGAAGAACCATCGGGTTGTGATTCTTAATAGGATTGAGGTGGAGATCGAGAAGTTTAAAGAGAATAGGAATGTTGAAGAGGATGATATATATCTATGGAGGAGTGGAAATGACAAATACAGAAGGAAGTTCTTAACAACAGAAACTTGGCAGGTTATCCGAAAAAAACACCAAGTATATGATTGGCATAAGGCTATCTGGTTTAAAAATGCGACGCCTAAATATGCTTTTGTGACCTGGGTTGCTATGAGAGACAGGCTTTCAACCGGGAGTAGAATGGTGCAATGGAATGCAAACGTTGACGCCTCTTGTATCTTATGTCAAACTCCTATGGAGACAGTTGGTCATCTTTTCTTTGAGTGTCCATTCTCTGAGCAGATATGGAGGAATCTGGCGAGAGGTGTAATGAGGGAGAGATACACATCAAACTGGTCTGAGATAGTAAGGGTCTTAATGGATGAGAAGCAAGATAAGCTTCAACTCTTCACTATCAGATATCTATTCCTATCGGTTCATGGAATTTGGAGGgaaagaaacagaagaagacATGGTGAGAAagcctccccccccccccccccccgaacTCTTAACTAAATTGTTTGAGAAGACTATGCGAAACAGATTTTCAATAGCTCAGAGGAGGAAGGATAAGAAGCTTGAGGGTGGGCTTCAATTCTGGTTCTCAAACAGATAGAATGATTGTAAAGAGTAGATGTTCTTGAGTTTTATGCTTAAAAGGGAGTAGCAAAGTACAAAAAAACATAGTTGTAAatggtgttttcttttttgaattcaatttaacattaaattcaaaaaaaaaatggagtggTTAATCCCTGGCTTAACCATCTGAAGCATTTGGATTGGGAGGTCGAAAACTAGCACTCATGCTCCCTGCTGGAAAAGCTATTGATGTCTAGGTTTATCTATCACTACAACACAATCCTCCGAGTTGGTCTACTTTGAAATACATGTACACCGAATCTGACATACTAACAAAACAGAACCACCAGTAAACTACTTGAGAGACAGACACAATCGAATCACTAGATCATAATGAAAAAGAacatttatttaaagaaattgaCTTTTAAttccttgaaaaaaaaaatccttgaaTATACTTCAACTTTTAACAAAATCTCTTGACTCCTTTCTCTTTTTcattcttaagtattttttttgagtggttttacaaaaaaaaattaataaatataaagcaACTTGGAGTTTGTTGAAGTAATTataaatatcagaaaataaCATAACCTTTGACAAATCTCTTATCTAAACTATTAAGACAGATAAGGCAGAAGTACAAACAGTAATTACCCCTTAGAGTTGCACAAAAATTACATCTCTATGCCACTGTCATCAAATTCTGtcattttacttctttttttttctgaaatattTTTGCTTTTTCGTCTTTCTTACCCACCCATAACATTGTTTTGGACTTACAAATTGTTAATTGCCCAGATCAATGctaaatttagaattttatcaaccgaacaaaaaaaaatcaataaccaaatgtttcaaaatctgTTAACCCGTTGCAAACCAATCGATTgaacatatatttacaaaatatctttcatatcaaaacgtatctacaCCATTATATTCACATTTTCTATTACATATGCATGATATAAACAGACAATAATATTCTTTATGATTATGCATACCAACATTtagtatattaattttataataaaggtacggtttgattgttttatggtttagattttggttcccaaagtcaaatattttttattgtttatcaattttgtatattttgtatatgcgTATAATATGCTCCTTAAATATCATATTCGTTAAGATTTTGCATATAAAATCGTAGCTAATTAAACTTATTTCCTTCCATatgagaaaatattttaaaaacgactCATAAATTTACgattattaaaaaacaaatcaacaaagaaTATTGTTTTCTAATTGTACGTAGTCGGCATTTAAAAAAGGATCAAATAACTAACGTAATCACGTAATTATCTTTCAAAAAACTTGCCAACCAAGTAATGCTTATCTCTAAAGATCACACAAATTTTTAtagtataatttaataaaacacacCCAATCTAAACAAAATACTCCAATATTTTACACTTAATTGTTTAATTTACcaagtaaaattaaaaaaagtacaattgaaaataaatacaaCTAATAGTTTAAAATTCGACACCAAGCAAAATGAACAAGATACACTATATATCAGAACTCAATAACCTATGAAACATTAACTTACAAGTCTACaactaacaaaaatatataattatgcaAAATATACACCCGTGCGGGCGCACGGGTCAAAACctagttttttatttcattctaaaGTAATTTTCTTGAgtggttttacaaaaaaaaaaaaaactaaagcaacAAAGAATTTATACGTAATGATGGTTAAGTAATTATAAATATCAGAAAACAACATAGAATTCTTCAGCAAACAACATAGCATTATAAAATAACATCGTTCAGCAACAGAAACATGACAAGTTCCACAGCTTAAAGAAGAGAGTAAAGTTGAAAAGCATGAGACTGatcaaatcaaaaccaaatttGATTGGACTACTTTGGGAACTTGAGAAGATTAGCATCGTTTCCTAGATAGTGAAACGGGAACCTTTGATTATCTGGAGAGGATGAAGTAACAGCATGGTCGTTATTACCGTTGTTACTCGAGTCACCAAAGCATTTTGCTTGATGGTTCTGAACTTGCTGATTCATGTTGGTCGTAGTGAGAAGCTTGTCCAGAAACGACCAGTCTCCACCATAGTTGTTGTTAGAAGTCAGCCTCAGTAGATTCTGTGAGCATTCAATATCTGTTGTGTTGATTGACGACACAAACGGCTGGGACGAGTCAGGGCTAAAGAGCTGAGGGAGATGCATTGACCCGTGGCTTAAAGTGTTTGCAAACTCATGTACTGGCCTGTGGATCTGTCTTCCCATGTGATGATGATTCAGAGTATGTGGGACGAAAGAAGAATGATTGTTTGATTTGGATTCAGTGCGATGCTGATGAGGATGATGTTGATCATGATCATTGTCGGTGCTTATGTATTGGTGATGATGATTCTGATCTTGATCTTGTTCTTGGTGAAATCCTCTGAAatggttcttcttcttgaacACTCTGCATACAACCCACCCATCTTCCTACAAGTTACACATAACTAGTTCACATTATGCAAGATAAGAtctctatatttataaaatgtaatatGATATCTAAACCATATTTTCATGAAATTATAGAGTTTATTTAAATGTACTATTGTACCTGGATCTCATTTTCGTTATCGTCTAGACGATATTCATGCATGATCCATTCGGTTTTATGCCCATGAGGAGCACGACCAGTATAGAAGACAAGAGTCTTACGAAGTCCAATCTTCTTGGAGCTGTTTAGATGTATTGATTTGTCTCTACCAGTAGCCTTCCAGAATCCGGCTGCAGTGGCCCGGTTCGTTCGGGTCCCAGTCGGATATTTCTTGTCCTTGTGGCTAAAGAAGTACCACTCGTTTTGAGGACCCGACCCAATTCTACTTTTCTCTACAtacatacaaaaaatatttttttgtaaaatgtaagaaaaattaactcaataattaattttatacaaatatatatggCATATGTGGAAGGGTTTGTTATATGTCTGCATGTGAAAGAAACCATTGACTTATTTTGAGGGTATAATACCTAATAATATTATGTCAATACTTCAAGTCATATACTACAAGA
This genomic window contains:
- the LOC125594082 gene encoding protein SOMBRERO-like translates to MEIGSSSTVAGGGQLSVPPGFRFHPTEEELLYYYLKKKVSYEPIDLDVIREVDLNKLEPWDLKEKSRIGSGPQNEWYFFSHKDKKYPTGTRTNRATAAGFWKATGRDKSIHLNSSKKIGLRKTLVFYTGRAPHGHKTEWIMHEYRLDDNENEIQEDGWVVCRVFKKKNHFRGFHQEQDQDQNHHHQYISTDNDHDQHHPHQHRTESKSNNHSSFVPHTLNHHHMGRQIHRPVHEFANTLSHGSMHLPQLFSPDSSQPFVSSINTTDIECSQNLLRLTSNNNYGGDWSFLDKLLTTTNMNQQVQNHQAKCFGDSSNNGNNDHAVTSSSPDNQRFPFHYLGNDANLLKFPK